One region of Oxalobacteraceae bacterium OTU3CAMAD1 genomic DNA includes:
- a CDS encoding dienelactone hydrolase, producing the protein MIAAIAVSALVAPLHAQEYFGDFRPDAPELAARGSLPVGVRTLVAEHADQLDVLRYSDANSNPRYTRKLTLEVWYPATLAAGQKEHTVYNDVLGSGPNDPARPNTPFQFNGRAARDAAPVAGRYPLVIVSHGYPGSRLQMSYLTENLASKGYVVVAIDHPESTRADKAGFASTLLNRRLDDLFVLDSVAAWAKPGSGHFLAGVTDAGNTALIGYSMGAYGALNTVGAGVSAAAAAFVPGGKLAVNQQGNADYEARRDGRIRAVVAFAPWGGAHKVWDAEGLAGVRTPTLFISGDQDDVAGYKDGVVRIFEGAVNADRYLLTYQGGRHNSAPNPPSPAMWSSFDDFMSYSEPVWDSRRINNINQHFVTAFLGIHLKAQPLQAYLELPPLTADGTIKPDPGLWKGFRKRAALGLEWRHLPAR; encoded by the coding sequence ATGATCGCGGCGATAGCCGTATCGGCATTGGTCGCCCCACTGCACGCGCAAGAGTACTTCGGCGACTTCCGTCCCGACGCGCCGGAGCTGGCCGCGCGCGGGTCGTTGCCGGTCGGCGTGCGCACCTTGGTCGCCGAGCATGCGGACCAGCTGGACGTGCTCCGTTACAGCGACGCCAATTCGAATCCGCGCTACACCCGCAAGCTCACCTTGGAAGTCTGGTATCCCGCCACCCTGGCGGCCGGACAAAAGGAGCATACGGTTTATAACGATGTTCTCGGTTCCGGCCCCAACGATCCCGCCCGCCCCAACACGCCGTTCCAGTTCAACGGCCGCGCGGCGCGCGACGCGGCGCCGGTCGCCGGACGCTATCCGCTGGTGATCGTCTCGCACGGTTATCCCGGTTCGCGCCTGCAAATGAGCTACCTGACCGAGAACCTGGCGTCGAAGGGCTACGTCGTGGTGGCGATCGACCATCCCGAATCGACGCGCGCGGACAAGGCCGGCTTCGCCAGCACCTTGCTAAACCGCCGCCTGGACGACCTGTTTGTGCTCGACAGCGTGGCTGCCTGGGCCAAGCCGGGCAGCGGCCACTTCCTCGCCGGCGTAACCGACGCCGGCAACACGGCATTGATCGGCTACTCGATGGGCGCCTATGGCGCGCTGAACACCGTCGGCGCGGGCGTGAGTGCGGCCGCTGCCGCGTTTGTCCCAGGCGGCAAGCTGGCCGTGAACCAGCAGGGCAACGCGGACTACGAAGCGCGCCGCGACGGCCGCATCAGGGCGGTGGTGGCGTTCGCGCCATGGGGCGGCGCGCACAAGGTGTGGGATGCCGAAGGGCTGGCCGGCGTGCGCACGCCGACCTTGTTCATCAGCGGCGACCAGGACGACGTGGCCGGCTACAAGGATGGCGTGGTGCGCATCTTCGAGGGCGCCGTCAATGCGGACCGCTACCTGCTGACCTACCAGGGCGGCCGCCACAACTCGGCGCCGAATCCGCCTTCACCGGCGATGTGGTCCAGCTTTGACGATTTCATGTCCTATTCCGAGCCGGTGTGGGATAGCCGCCGCATCAACAACATCAACCAGCATTTCGTGACGGCCTTCCTCGGCATCCACCTCAAGGCGCAGCCGTTGCAAGCGTATCTGGAGTTGCCGCCGCTGACCGCCGACGGCACCATCAAGCCCGATCCGGGCCTGTGGAAGGGCTTCCGCAAGCGCGCCGCGCTCGGACTGGAGTGGCGCCACCTGCCCGCGCGCTAG
- a CDS encoding LacI family DNA-binding transcriptional regulator, with protein sequence MSEPESTRKRRGSGRATIHDVARLAEVGSITVSRYFTEPGRVAATRSARIAAAVKQLGYVPNLMAGSLASSHSRIIGMVIPNISGPIFASTIQSFSDTLSRHGYQLLLASSYFSAKQEEKAVRAFLGWKPAALVVTGRFHNRATEKLISSAGIPVVETWDYEPRRKPIQVGYSNHAVGEQAARYLYGKGYRRIAFVQNSLAGDLSAVDRSDGYTAVMREHGLQPNIYVPTAEAPFDAGKQAIEALALKPAKRSGQHAEAVIFANDNLAAGALLAGQRAGLEIPKQCAIVGFGDYPFSPLLLPSLTTIRPPGREIGEIAALRILEQLGVLPASGQDSRLNLLACELIERESA encoded by the coding sequence ATGAGCGAACCGGAAAGCACACGCAAACGCCGTGGCTCCGGCCGCGCCACTATCCACGACGTGGCGCGGCTGGCGGAAGTCGGCTCGATTACCGTGTCGCGCTACTTCACGGAGCCGGGCCGCGTCGCGGCCACGCGCAGCGCGCGCATCGCGGCCGCCGTCAAGCAGTTGGGCTATGTGCCCAATCTGATGGCGGGCAGCCTGGCGTCGTCGCACAGCCGCATCATCGGTATGGTGATTCCCAATATCTCGGGGCCGATCTTCGCCAGCACGATCCAGAGTTTCAGCGATACGCTGAGTCGCCATGGCTATCAGCTGCTGCTGGCGTCAAGCTATTTCTCCGCCAAGCAGGAGGAGAAAGCGGTTCGCGCCTTCCTCGGATGGAAGCCGGCTGCACTGGTGGTGACGGGACGCTTTCACAACCGCGCGACGGAGAAGCTGATCTCCAGCGCCGGCATCCCGGTGGTCGAAACGTGGGACTACGAACCGCGCCGCAAGCCGATACAGGTCGGCTACTCCAATCACGCCGTCGGCGAGCAGGCGGCGCGCTATCTGTACGGCAAAGGCTACCGCCGCATCGCCTTCGTGCAAAACAGCCTGGCGGGCGACCTCAGTGCCGTGGACCGCAGCGACGGCTACACGGCCGTGATGCGCGAGCATGGACTGCAACCGAACATCTACGTACCAACAGCCGAGGCGCCGTTCGACGCCGGCAAACAGGCCATCGAGGCGCTGGCGCTCAAGCCTGCAAAGCGTAGCGGCCAGCACGCCGAGGCGGTCATCTTCGCCAACGACAATCTGGCGGCTGGCGCTTTGCTGGCGGGGCAACGCGCGGGGCTGGAGATACCCAAGCAGTGCGCCATCGTCGGCTTTGGCGACTATCCGTTCTCGCCGCTGCTGCTTCCCAGTTTGACCACCATCCGGCCGCCGGGACGCGAGATCGGCGAGATCGCCGCGCTGCGCATCCTCGAACAATTGGGCGTGCTGCCGGCGTCCGGCCAGGACTCGCGCCTTAACCTGCTGGCCTGCGAACTTATCGAGCGCGAAAGCGCATAA
- a CDS encoding TonB-dependent receptor, producing the protein MKNNSKKIGALTLGALLVSSAWAGGVDADALAASAPILDRTDSAAVPSVTVSATRRNASLQSVPVAVSVLNGDDLAQANRTSIDTIVQEVPSVTFRQQGGNKDSTIFVRGIGTISTSPGVEPTVSTVIDGVVYARPGQATLDLLDIEHIEILRGPQGTLFGKNASSGVLNVIGRKPSEQTSGFVDASWYEGNEKRVRAGLSGTIQPGVVTAAVTALYADYDGNVDNVHAGGGKVNGYDRKGVRARVDITPNKDLDISLIADYLRSNASPSFVAYKSTSAPFSQAIAPVVASTENRSINTDIPSDIRDTNKGLSAQVDWRNGGYTLTSITAVRDWDNQQNTSTSAIGNAAEAARITAAYPATRDIGTVDFRQVSQELRLASPKDQFLEYVVGAFYLHGKDRETYQRIVTTTTAPNSGRADYGVENDSYSLFGESTLNLTPEWRAIAGARWTKDALSYDHVRTSTSTAAFPGVQPGVSNSGSTSEDGYSGRLGLQYQLSRDVNAYATYSRGYKGPAYNVFFNMLGRDTLALKPETSDSFELGLKASAFDRRLTANVAVFNTKYSNYQANFFDTVAGTVITRLINAGDVSTKGVELDVNARPTRQLTLTASLAYTDASIDSFNCPPAATASCNLNGQPLPFSPKWKSFTRANYALPLQNGLIVDFSADYTYQAKTQFDLFQSPDAIQGAYGVINAGIALSSTPGGWRVALVGKNLANKSYATNLVTSTGYVTRAVPRDDERYFGITARKEF; encoded by the coding sequence ATGAAGAACAATAGTAAAAAAATCGGTGCGCTGACGTTGGGCGCTTTGCTTGTCAGCTCCGCATGGGCGGGCGGGGTGGACGCGGATGCGCTGGCGGCGAGCGCGCCCATCCTGGACCGCACCGACAGCGCCGCCGTTCCCAGCGTGACGGTTAGCGCGACCCGTCGCAACGCGTCGCTGCAATCGGTGCCGGTGGCCGTGTCGGTGTTGAACGGAGACGATCTGGCGCAGGCCAACCGCACCAGCATCGACACCATCGTCCAGGAAGTGCCGAGCGTAACGTTCCGTCAGCAGGGCGGTAACAAGGATTCGACGATCTTCGTGCGCGGTATCGGTACCATCTCGACCTCCCCCGGCGTGGAACCCACTGTGTCGACTGTGATCGACGGTGTGGTGTATGCGCGCCCAGGGCAGGCGACGCTGGATTTGCTGGACATCGAACACATCGAAATTCTGCGCGGCCCGCAAGGCACCTTGTTCGGCAAGAATGCGTCGTCCGGCGTGCTCAATGTGATCGGTCGCAAGCCCTCGGAGCAGACCAGCGGCTTTGTCGACGCTTCCTGGTACGAGGGCAATGAGAAGCGCGTACGCGCCGGCCTGTCGGGAACGATCCAGCCGGGCGTGGTCACCGCCGCCGTCACCGCGCTGTATGCGGACTACGACGGCAATGTCGACAACGTGCATGCCGGCGGCGGCAAGGTCAATGGTTACGACCGCAAAGGCGTGCGTGCCCGCGTCGACATCACGCCGAACAAGGATCTGGATATCAGCCTGATCGCCGACTATCTGCGTTCGAACGCGTCGCCGTCCTTCGTGGCCTATAAATCCACCAGCGCGCCGTTCTCGCAGGCGATCGCGCCGGTGGTGGCATCGACCGAAAACCGCAGCATCAACACGGATATCCCAAGCGACATCCGCGACACCAACAAGGGCCTGTCCGCGCAGGTGGATTGGCGCAACGGCGGCTACACGCTGACGTCGATCACGGCGGTGCGAGACTGGGACAACCAGCAGAACACCAGCACCTCGGCCATCGGCAACGCGGCGGAGGCGGCGCGCATTACGGCGGCCTATCCGGCCACGCGCGATATCGGCACCGTCGACTTCCGCCAGGTGTCGCAGGAACTTCGACTGGCTTCGCCGAAGGACCAATTCCTCGAATACGTCGTCGGTGCCTTCTACCTGCATGGCAAGGACCGCGAAACGTATCAGCGCATCGTCACCACCACCACGGCGCCCAATTCCGGCCGCGCCGACTACGGCGTAGAGAACGACAGCTACTCGCTGTTCGGCGAGAGCACGCTCAATCTGACGCCGGAATGGCGCGCCATCGCCGGCGCGCGCTGGACCAAGGATGCACTGTCCTACGACCATGTGCGTACGTCGACATCGACGGCGGCGTTCCCCGGCGTGCAGCCGGGCGTCAGCAACAGCGGGTCCACCAGCGAAGACGGCTACTCCGGGCGTCTCGGCCTGCAGTACCAGCTGTCGCGCGACGTGAACGCTTACGCGACCTACTCGCGCGGCTACAAGGGACCGGCTTACAACGTCTTCTTCAACATGCTTGGCCGCGACACCTTGGCGCTCAAGCCCGAGACATCCGATTCGTTCGAACTGGGACTGAAGGCGAGCGCCTTCGACCGCCGCCTGACCGCTAACGTCGCCGTCTTCAACACCAAGTACTCGAACTACCAGGCCAACTTCTTCGACACCGTCGCAGGCACCGTGATCACTCGACTGATCAACGCCGGCGATGTCTCGACCAAGGGCGTCGAGTTGGATGTCAACGCGCGGCCGACCCGCCAGCTGACGTTGACCGCCTCGCTGGCCTACACCGACGCGAGCATCGACAGCTTCAACTGCCCGCCGGCCGCCACTGCGTCGTGCAACCTGAATGGCCAGCCATTGCCGTTCTCGCCGAAGTGGAAGTCCTTCACCCGCGCCAACTACGCGCTGCCGCTGCAAAACGGCTTGATCGTCGACTTCTCGGCCGACTATACGTATCAGGCCAAGACGCAGTTCGACCTGTTCCAGTCGCCGGACGCGATTCAGGGCGCGTATGGCGTCATCAACGCCGGCATCGCCTTGTCGTCGACGCCGGGCGGCTGGCGCGTCGCGCTGGTGGGTAAAAACCTCGCCAACAAATCCTACGCCACCAATCTGGTCACCTCGACCGGTTACGTCACGCGCGCGGTGCCACGCGACGACGAGCGTTACTTCGGCATCACCGCGCGCAAGGAGTTCTGA
- a CDS encoding LLM class flavin-dependent oxidoreductase — translation MTRAPSKQLSIAAFMMRHGHHVAAWRHPQTDLESNPFKVFRQQVQSAERACLDAVFFADSLALTGGMPALEPLTLLSALAASTEKIGLIGTATTTYNEPYTVARQFASLDQISEGRAGWNLVTSDNAAEAANFGRDQHVAHAARYERAREFHQVVTGLWDSWEDGALINDKDGGRLIDPARLRKLNHRGPHFAVAGPLNVSRSPQGRPVVVQAGGSEAGRELAAATAEVVFTAQPSLAKAQDFYRDMKRRLVAHGRAPESLKVMPGLFAVVGRSQGEADDKFGELQRLIEPKAGLALLGRMIGNFDLSEYPLDGPLPELPQTQDGQRSRQQLLIDLAQGENLTIRQLYERIAGGRGHFTVVGTAQTVADQMQAWFEQEAADGFNFMAPALPGGLDDFLSLVVPELQRRGLFRTEYRGTTLREHLGLDASNNLGNT, via the coding sequence ATGACGCGCGCACCAAGTAAGCAGCTTAGTATCGCCGCCTTCATGATGCGTCACGGGCACCACGTGGCCGCGTGGCGGCATCCGCAAACGGACCTGGAGTCGAATCCCTTCAAGGTATTCCGGCAGCAGGTGCAAAGTGCGGAACGGGCCTGCCTGGACGCGGTGTTCTTCGCCGACAGCCTGGCGCTGACCGGCGGCATGCCGGCGCTGGAGCCGTTGACGTTGTTGTCGGCGCTGGCCGCGTCGACCGAAAAGATCGGTTTGATCGGCACCGCCACCACGACCTACAACGAACCGTACACGGTGGCGCGCCAATTCGCGTCGCTCGATCAGATATCGGAGGGCAGGGCGGGCTGGAACCTGGTGACGTCCGATAATGCGGCGGAGGCGGCCAATTTCGGCCGCGACCAGCATGTGGCGCACGCGGCGCGTTATGAGCGCGCGCGAGAATTTCATCAGGTTGTCACGGGATTGTGGGATAGTTGGGAAGATGGGGCGCTTATTAACGACAAGGATGGCGGCCGGTTGATCGATCCGGCCAGGCTGCGCAAGCTGAATCATCGTGGTCCGCATTTCGCCGTCGCCGGGCCGCTGAACGTGTCGCGCAGCCCGCAGGGACGGCCGGTGGTGGTGCAGGCCGGCGGCTCGGAGGCGGGGCGTGAGCTGGCCGCCGCCACGGCGGAGGTGGTGTTCACGGCGCAGCCGTCGCTGGCGAAGGCGCAGGATTTTTACCGCGACATGAAGCGGCGGCTGGTGGCGCATGGCCGCGCGCCGGAGTCGCTGAAAGTGATGCCCGGCTTGTTCGCGGTGGTGGGGCGCTCTCAGGGCGAGGCAGACGACAAGTTCGGTGAGTTGCAGCGTTTGATCGAGCCGAAGGCCGGCCTGGCGCTGTTGGGCCGCATGATCGGTAACTTCGATTTGTCGGAATATCCGCTGGACGGTCCGTTGCCGGAGCTACCGCAGACGCAGGACGGCCAGCGCAGCCGCCAGCAGTTGTTGATCGATCTGGCCCAAGGCGAGAATTTGACGATACGCCAGCTGTACGAGCGTATTGCCGGCGGGCGCGGGCACTTCACGGTCGTCGGCACGGCGCAGACGGTGGCCGATCAGATGCAGGCGTGGTTCGAGCAGGAGGCGGCCGACGGTTTCAATTTCATGGCGCCGGCGCTGCCGGGCGGATTGGACGATTTTCTGTCGCTGGTGGTGCCGGAATTGCAGCGGCGCGGCTTGTTCCGCACCGAGTACCGTGGCACGACGTTGCGGGAGCATTTGGGGCTCGATGCCTCAAATAATCTGGGTAACACGTAG
- a CDS encoding Tim44-like domain-containing protein — MNMKKLMISAVVALSAFTMLAEATARPAGGNRSIGRQSQNVNRMPPAAAPTPAPRQAAPAPAPNAQNAPNAMPAKRPSMWKGILGGALLGLGLGALFSHLGIGGAMASILSTMLMLALLAGAAYFIFRMFRRKSQPTVAPAAGGNFGGNFNGNNNAYDNSYNKAYAPQAGGTPEIGSRLPEQQYQPAQAAPVPHTPWGVPGDFDAVSFLRVAKSNFIRLQAAWDKGDTADIREFTTPEVFAEMKMQINERGAQKDYTDVVSIDAELLGIETTETEYLASVKFTGMIKPAPDALAEPFNEVWNLTKPVSGASGWLLAGIQQLA; from the coding sequence ATGAACATGAAAAAACTGATGATCAGCGCGGTTGTCGCGCTGTCCGCCTTCACGATGCTGGCCGAGGCGACCGCGCGTCCCGCCGGCGGCAACCGTTCGATCGGCCGCCAGTCGCAAAACGTCAACCGCATGCCGCCGGCCGCCGCGCCGACCCCGGCACCGCGCCAGGCCGCCCCCGCGCCGGCGCCAAACGCACAAAATGCGCCTAACGCCATGCCGGCGAAGCGCCCAAGCATGTGGAAAGGTATCCTCGGCGGCGCGCTGCTGGGCCTGGGCCTGGGCGCCCTGTTCTCGCACCTTGGTATCGGCGGTGCGATGGCCAGCATCCTGAGCACGATGTTGATGCTGGCGTTGCTGGCCGGCGCCGCATACTTCATTTTCCGCATGTTCCGCCGCAAGTCGCAGCCGACCGTGGCGCCGGCGGCAGGTGGCAATTTCGGCGGCAACTTCAACGGCAACAACAACGCCTACGATAACAGCTACAACAAGGCCTACGCGCCGCAAGCCGGCGGCACGCCGGAAATCGGTTCGCGCCTGCCTGAACAGCAATACCAGCCGGCGCAAGCCGCGCCGGTGCCGCACACCCCTTGGGGCGTGCCGGGCGACTTCGACGCCGTGTCGTTCCTGCGCGTTGCCAAGAGCAACTTCATCCGCCTGCAAGCGGCCTGGGACAAGGGTGACACCGCCGACATCCGCGAGTTCACCACGCCTGAAGTGTTTGCTGAAATGAAAATGCAAATCAACGAGCGCGGCGCGCAGAAGGACTACACCGACGTCGTCAGCATCGACGCCGAGCTGCTGGGCATCGAGACGACCGAGACCGAGTACCTGGCCAGCGTCAAGTTCACCGGCATGATCAAGCCCGCGCCGGACGCGCTGGCCGAGCCGTTCAACGAGGTGTGGAACCTGACCAAGCCGGTCTCCGGCGCTTCGGGCTGGTTGCTTGCTGGTATTCAACAGTTGGCGTAA
- a CDS encoding HIT family protein — translation MAGFVDTCDLCRLLAAPAEGVVIWSDHQLSVIAVEDAEYPGFTRVVWNAHVKEMTDLSAAERGHVMEVVFAVEAAQRAVMAPEKINLASFGNMTPHVHWHVIPRYLDDAHFPNSSFSTAARSGAPEVLAARRALVPALHAAIIERL, via the coding sequence ATGGCGGGTTTTGTTGATACCTGCGATCTGTGCCGTCTGCTGGCGGCGCCCGCCGAGGGCGTCGTCATCTGGAGCGATCACCAGTTGTCGGTGATCGCCGTCGAGGATGCCGAGTATCCAGGCTTCACGCGCGTGGTGTGGAACGCGCACGTCAAGGAAATGACGGATCTCAGCGCAGCCGAGCGCGGCCATGTGATGGAGGTCGTGTTCGCTGTGGAGGCGGCGCAGCGCGCCGTGATGGCGCCGGAGAAGATCAACCTGGCCAGCTTCGGTAACATGACGCCGCACGTGCACTGGCATGTGATTCCGCGTTACCTGGACGATGCGCATTTTCCCAACTCGAGTTTTTCCACGGCCGCGCGGTCCGGCGCGCCGGAGGTGTTGGCCGCGCGCCGCGCGCTGGTGCCGGCGCTGCACGCCGCGATTATCGAACGTTTGTAA
- a CDS encoding DUF971 domain-containing protein, whose translation MTKNPTAITVHNKSKVLDIAFDDGASFTIPFELMRVYSPSAEVMGHGPGQEVLQVGKREVGIAAMDPVGNYAVQPTFTDGHNTGLFTWDYLYKLGNEKDKLWQDYMDRLHASGLEGDSGRDPANTPTPAPHVHGPSCGHKH comes from the coding sequence ATGACCAAGAATCCGACCGCCATCACCGTCCACAACAAGTCCAAGGTGCTCGACATCGCCTTCGACGACGGCGCCTCGTTCACGATTCCGTTCGAGCTGATGCGCGTGTACTCGCCGTCGGCCGAGGTCATGGGCCACGGCCCCGGCCAGGAAGTGCTGCAAGTCGGCAAGCGCGAAGTAGGCATCGCCGCGATGGACCCGGTCGGCAACTACGCGGTGCAGCCGACGTTTACGGACGGGCACAACACGGGACTGTTCACGTGGGATTACCTGTACAAGCTTGGCAACGAGAAGGACAAGCTGTGGCAGGATTATATGGACCGCCTGCATGCTTCGGGACTCGAAGGCGACAGCGGCCGCGATCCCGCCAATACCCCGACGCCGGCGCCGCACGTGCACGGCCCATCCTGTGGCCACAAACACTAG
- a CDS encoding lysozyme inhibitor LprI family protein translates to MKKIIATLLFCASGAAFANSACDVPKNDFDGLYCLNKVYQEADKELNTNYQALSAKLDADGKKSLKTGQLAWIQSRNSSCSKRESTGFYVNLDCATNTTIKRAQFLQDRVRECASAGCQNSKLKD, encoded by the coding sequence ATGAAAAAAATCATCGCAACATTGCTGTTTTGCGCCTCCGGCGCCGCGTTCGCCAATTCGGCGTGCGACGTGCCGAAGAACGATTTCGACGGCCTGTATTGCCTGAACAAGGTCTATCAGGAGGCCGACAAGGAGCTCAACACCAATTACCAGGCCCTGAGCGCCAAGCTGGACGCCGATGGCAAGAAATCGCTGAAGACCGGCCAATTGGCTTGGATTCAAAGCCGCAACAGCAGTTGCTCGAAGCGCGAATCGACCGGCTTCTATGTCAATCTCGACTGCGCGACCAACACCACCATCAAGCGCGCCCAGTTCCTGCAGGACCGCGTGCGCGAGTGCGCCAGCGCCGGCTGCCAGAACAGCAAGCTGAAGGACTAA
- the ubiE gene encoding bifunctional demethylmenaquinone methyltransferase/2-methoxy-6-polyprenyl-1,4-benzoquinol methylase UbiE gives MTNTTHFGYKTVAEDDKVREVAKVFHSVAAKYDIMNDVMSGGLHRLWKTFTIAHAAVRPGFKCLDIAGGTGDLAKVFAKQAGPTGEVWLTDINESMLRVGRDRLLNRGLLTPTLLCDAEKLPFPDNYFDRVSVAFGLRNMTHKDQALAEMRRVLKPGGKLLVLEFSKVATPLQKPYDIYSFKVLPWMGQKIAGDAESYRYLAESIRMHPDQDTLKTMMEDAGLERVTYYNLTAGVAALHTGIKL, from the coding sequence ATGACAAATACCACTCATTTCGGTTACAAAACCGTCGCGGAAGACGACAAAGTCCGCGAAGTTGCGAAGGTTTTCCATTCCGTCGCCGCCAAGTACGACATCATGAACGACGTCATGTCGGGTGGCCTGCACCGTCTGTGGAAGACGTTCACCATCGCCCACGCGGCCGTGCGCCCCGGTTTCAAGTGCCTCGACATCGCCGGCGGCACGGGCGACCTGGCCAAGGTGTTCGCCAAGCAGGCCGGCCCGACCGGCGAGGTCTGGCTGACCGACATCAACGAGTCGATGTTGCGCGTTGGCCGCGACCGCCTCTTGAATCGCGGCCTGTTGACCCCCACCTTGTTGTGTGACGCCGAGAAATTGCCCTTCCCGGACAACTATTTCGACCGCGTCAGCGTCGCTTTTGGGCTGCGCAACATGACCCACAAGGATCAGGCGCTGGCGGAAATGCGCCGCGTATTGAAGCCCGGCGGCAAGCTGCTGGTGCTGGAGTTTTCCAAGGTGGCGACGCCTTTGCAAAAACCGTACGATATTTACTCGTTCAAGGTGCTGCCTTGGATGGGCCAAAAGATCGCCGGCGACGCCGAAAGCTATCGCTACCTGGCCGAGTCGATCCGCATGCACCCGGATCAGGACACGCTCAAAACCATGATGGAAGATGCGGGTCTGGAACGGGTAACGTATTACAACTTGACGGCAGGTGTGGCCGCTTTACACACTGGTATCAAACTGTAA
- a CDS encoding sulfonate ABC transporter substrate-binding protein, producing the protein MKNIVASLLLALPLLAHSAPAITIGFQKSSGLLGILKNQGTLENAFAGQQIKWIEFPAGPQMLEALNAGSIDFGSTGAPPPVFGQAAGIDLLYVAAEPAPVNSEAIFVPKESTARTVADLKGKKVAFQKGSGSHFLLASALQKAGLKLSDIRPVYLSPSDARAAFVSGGIDAWVVWDPYFASAQKSYQVRVLSDYTGLPQANGFYLASRKFATQAPKVLSALLEQVALTGQWANAHTKEVSAMLAPQMGLPVDIVETWQRRTRYGAVPVSAAIAANQQRVADVFYQQKLIPKAINVGGSVWPWQPNGGR; encoded by the coding sequence ATGAAGAACATCGTCGCCAGCTTGCTGCTGGCCCTCCCCCTGCTGGCGCACAGCGCACCGGCCATCACCATCGGCTTCCAGAAAAGTAGCGGCTTGTTGGGCATATTGAAGAATCAGGGAACGCTGGAGAATGCCTTCGCCGGCCAGCAGATCAAGTGGATCGAATTCCCGGCCGGCCCGCAGATGCTGGAGGCGCTCAACGCCGGCAGCATCGATTTCGGCAGCACGGGCGCACCGCCGCCGGTGTTCGGGCAGGCGGCCGGGATCGACCTGCTGTACGTCGCGGCGGAGCCGGCGCCGGTCAACAGCGAGGCGATCTTCGTGCCGAAGGAATCGACGGCGCGCACGGTGGCGGATTTGAAGGGAAAGAAGGTCGCGTTCCAGAAGGGATCGGGGTCACACTTCCTGCTGGCGTCAGCGTTGCAGAAGGCGGGCTTGAAACTCAGCGATATCAGGCCGGTGTACCTGTCGCCATCGGATGCGCGGGCCGCCTTCGTCAGCGGCGGCATCGATGCGTGGGTGGTGTGGGACCCGTACTTCGCGTCGGCGCAGAAGTCGTATCAGGTGCGGGTACTGAGCGACTATACCGGGCTGCCGCAGGCGAATGGGTTCTATCTGGCGTCGCGCAAGTTCGCGACGCAGGCGCCGAAGGTGCTGTCGGCGCTATTGGAACAGGTGGCGCTGACCGGCCAGTGGGCCAACGCGCACACCAAGGAAGTGAGCGCTATGCTGGCGCCGCAAATGGGCCTGCCCGTGGATATCGTGGAGACTTGGCAGCGCCGCACGCGCTACGGCGCGGTGCCGGTCAGCGCCGCCATCGCCGCCAACCAGCAGCGCGTGGCGGACGTGTTCTATCAGCAGAAGTTGATACCGAAGGCGATCAATGTGGGAGGAAGCGTCTGGCCGTGGCAACCGAACGGCGGCAGGTAA
- a CDS encoding SCP2 sterol-binding domain-containing protein, whose protein sequence is MIPPNFSHLSALLSAAAPASAAINHLLAQEPWARQQLLRHAGKVACIDAGTVALRLRVTADGMFEPAPADEPARVTIKVKLSDLPLIAQNRERAFSYVRIEGDADFANAISNLSTSLRWEAEADLEKVVGPVAAVRMVSGAKAAFEAVKAGHQKLAENVAEFLLDEKQVLIRPQAVEEFSADVVRLRDDVERAAKRLAKLEQKLGTQ, encoded by the coding sequence ATGATCCCACCGAATTTCAGTCACTTGTCCGCCCTGTTATCCGCCGCCGCGCCGGCCAGCGCGGCCATCAACCATTTGCTGGCGCAGGAACCGTGGGCGCGCCAGCAGTTGCTGCGCCACGCGGGCAAGGTCGCCTGCATCGACGCCGGCACCGTCGCGCTGCGCCTGCGCGTGACGGCCGACGGTATGTTCGAACCCGCACCGGCGGATGAGCCGGCCCGGGTTACCATCAAGGTCAAATTGTCGGATCTGCCGCTGATCGCGCAAAACCGCGAACGCGCGTTTTCGTATGTACGCATCGAGGGCGATGCCGATTTCGCCAACGCCATCTCCAACCTGAGCACGTCGCTGCGCTGGGAAGCGGAGGCCGACCTGGAAAAAGTCGTCGGCCCGGTGGCGGCGGTGCGCATGGTGTCGGGCGCCAAGGCCGCGTTCGAGGCGGTCAAGGCGGGCCACCAGAAGCTGGCCGAGAACGTCGCCGAGTTCCTGCTCGACGAAAAACAGGTGCTGATACGCCCGCAGGCGGTGGAGGAATTCTCGGCCGACGTGGTGCGCCTGCGCGATGACGTGGAACGGGCCGCCAAGCGCCTGGCCAAACTGGAACAGAAATTGGGAACCCAATGA